The following DNA comes from Pannonibacter sp. XCT-53.
TGGATGGCGACCAGCTGATGGCGGTCGTGGCCGAGAGCTGGCACGCAGCCGGCCGTCTGTCGGCGCCCGGCATCGTGGCGACGATCATGTCCAATCTCGGCCTTGAGCGCTTCCTGGCGGGCAGGGGGCTGTCGCTGGCCCGCACCAAGGTCGGAGATCGCTACGTGGTCGAGCACATGCGCAGCCACGGCTTCAATGTCGGCGGCGAGCAGTCCGGCCATCTGGTGCTCTCCGACTATGCGACGACCGGTGACGGCCTGATTGCCGCGCTGCAGATCCTGGCCTGTGTGCGCGAGGAGAACCGGCCGGTCTCCGAAGTCTGTGCCAAGTTCACGCCCGTGCCGCAGGTCCTCAAGAACGTGCGGTACCGCGGCGGCGCGCCGCTGGAGAACGAGACGGTCAAGACGGCGATCGACGCGGGCCGTGACCGGCTCGGGGCGTCTGGCCGGCTTGTCATCCGTCCGTCCGGAACCGAGCCGCTGATCCGTGTCATGGCGGAAGGCGACGACGCCACGCTGGTGAACGAGGTGGTCGACGACATCGTCGACGTGGTGGCCCGCAGCGCCGCCTGACGGCGAACCTCCTCCGCGTCATTCCGGCCCGGGCCAGCCGAGCGTCAGCGAAGCGCCGGGCCGGGGCAGGTCCCGGGCCTGACCCGGGATCCAGATGACAGCCGCGCGGAGCGCGACACGGCTTAACAGGGAGTAAGCCTTGTCCAGGTGACTTGTCTTTGGGCTCGCTAACGCTCGCGCTGACGCGCCGGGTTCCGGATCTTCGGTTCGCTTTTCGCTCACCTTGTCCGGAATGACGGCAAACTCTTGAAACTCCGTGATTTGCCTGCAGTCTGAGCCCCCGCCGTCGTGCTGGGGCTTGTGTTAATGCCTGGTTACCAAGACTTCCGTCGGTTAAGTCTTCATTAAGGTAAAAATTTCAGGTTAAAGAACACGGTTAAGTTGCTCTTAATCGTTTCCGTTCAAAACTCTGCCTGTGTTTCCCTGGCGCGACCCGCCCAGTTCGGTGCGGACGCTTGTTTCGAAGGACAGGACATGGGCAGCGTGTTCAAGCAATTGTCTTTGGCCGGTGTTGCGATGGCCATTTCCACGTCGGTTTTCGCAGCAGACATGCCGGCACCGATCATTGAGCATATCCCGGAAGTGCCGGCCGTCGGCGGCTGGTACCTGCGCGGCGATATCGGCTACAAGATGTACGAGGATTCCAAGGGGTCCTTCGCTGATCCGGTGATCGGCTCGCTGCGCTTCCAGCGCAACAAGCTTGACGACGCCTGGATGTTCGGCGCCGGCGTCGGCTACAAGTTCAACGATTACTTCCGTGCCGACGTGACCGTCGACTACGAGACCCCGGCTGACTACGTCGGCTACGCTGCCTGCCCGCCTTGCGTCGGCGGCTTCTCCAAGGAAAGCACCAAGATCGACGTCTGGACCGTCATGCTGAACGGTTACGTCGATGTCGGCACCTGGAACGGCCTGACCCCGTATGTCGGCGCCGGTGTCGGTGGCGCCTGGGTCAACACCTCCGGCACCACGTCGGTCAACCCGGGCGGCGTGACGACCAAGTATGACGGCTCGCACAGCCAGTGGAACCTGGCCTGGGCCCTGATGGCCGGTGCGTCCTATGCCGTGACGCCGAACTGGAGCATCGACGCCGGCTATCGCTACAAGAACCTCGGCGATGCCAAGTCGGTGAAGCTCTACAATGTCGGCACCGGCCAGTCGCGCATCACCTACAAGGACCTGACCGCGCACGAGATCCGTCTCGGCGTGCGCTACAACTTCGACAGCGCGCCTGTCGCTGCCCAGCCGATCCTCTATCAGGGCGACGCGATCTCCCGCCGCTTCTGAGCCGATGGCTTCAGGTCCATCCTGTGGAAGGCCCGCCCCGTGCGGGCCTTTTACCGTTCTGGAAGTCCTTGCAGGCGTTGACATTTTCTTGCGCGGATGTCGCTACCACGGCATTGCGTGACGCTTTGTCGCCGGCTTTTCTTGCCGAATGTTGCCGGGCCGCACGGCTTTCGCCTTGACGCTCCGCCCCGCAGCCAGTACCACCGTCCGTGGGACACCCCTCCCCAACGAGGGGCGCCTATCTGAGAGGGTAGCACCATGACTGCGACTGCAAAGCCGGCACTGCGCCCGGCCAATCCCCATTTTTCGTCTGGTCCTTGCGCCAAGCGCCCCGGCTGGTCTGCCGCCGCGCTTGCCACGACATCGCTTGGCCGCTCCCACCGCGCCAAGATCGGCAAGAGCCGGCTTGAACTCGCCATCACCATGACCCGCGACGTGCTGAAGGTTCCGGCGGATTACCGCATCGGGATCGTTCCGGCCTCCGACACCGGCGCGGTCGAGATGGCGCTGTGGTCGCTGCTCGGCGCCCGCGGCGTCGACATGCTCGCCTGGGAAAGCTTCGGTGCCACCTGGGTGACCGATGTGGTCAAGCAGCTGAAGCTCGACGCGCGCGTGCTTGATGCCCCCTATGGCGAGCTGCCGGACCTGTCGCAGGTCGATTTCAGCCGCGATGTCGTCTTCACCTGGAACGGCACCACCTCCGGCGTCCGCGTCCCGAACGCAGACTGGATCCCGGCCGACCGTGAAGGCCTGACCATCTGCGACGCCACCTCTTCGGCCTTCGCCCAGAACATGGATTTCTCCAAGCTCGATGTCGTCACCTTCTCCTGGCAGAAGGCCCTCGGCGGTGAAGGCGCGCATGGCATGCTCATCCTCAGCCCGCGCGCCGTCGAGCGGCTGGAGAGCTACACCCCGGCCTGGCCGATGCCGAAGATCTTCCGCCTCACCTCCAAGGGCACGATCAACGAAGGCATCTTCAAGGGCGAGACCATCAACACCCCGTCGATGCTCTGCGTCGAGGACTATA
Coding sequences within:
- a CDS encoding outer membrane protein, whose translation is MGSVFKQLSLAGVAMAISTSVFAADMPAPIIEHIPEVPAVGGWYLRGDIGYKMYEDSKGSFADPVIGSLRFQRNKLDDAWMFGAGVGYKFNDYFRADVTVDYETPADYVGYAACPPCVGGFSKESTKIDVWTVMLNGYVDVGTWNGLTPYVGAGVGGAWVNTSGTTSVNPGGVTTKYDGSHSQWNLAWALMAGASYAVTPNWSIDAGYRYKNLGDAKSVKLYNVGTGQSRITYKDLTAHEIRLGVRYNFDSAPVAAQPILYQGDAISRRF
- a CDS encoding phosphoserine transaminase, which produces MTATAKPALRPANPHFSSGPCAKRPGWSAAALATTSLGRSHRAKIGKSRLELAITMTRDVLKVPADYRIGIVPASDTGAVEMALWSLLGARGVDMLAWESFGATWVTDVVKQLKLDARVLDAPYGELPDLSQVDFSRDVVFTWNGTTSGVRVPNADWIPADREGLTICDATSSAFAQNMDFSKLDVVTFSWQKALGGEGAHGMLILSPRAVERLESYTPAWPMPKIFRLTSKGTINEGIFKGETINTPSMLCVEDYIDALEWASSIGGLEGLIARANESTAQITGWVGRTSWVDFLAVDPATRSNTSVCLKIVDPAVTALDEAGQAAFAKAMVAALEAEGVAYDIGSYRDAPTGFRIWCGATVDPASVAALLPWLDWAFEIQKAKLQIAA